In Chrysiogenes arsenatis DSM 11915, a single window of DNA contains:
- a CDS encoding portal protein, producing the protein MATKKKQKQKQDDRTLAQDIWRRYQHGRVRGHDQYVREAKRLEDFYLGGGRQWSEKDRQAVEASGRPCVEINKIFPAVNTAIGEQLGAKVDIAFRPRNIETSDELATTLTKLAKYTQDEIKLQWLESQMFADGMIQRRGFIEMYMDFTENAFGVLAARDLDPLDVVIDPNANGYDPSTWGEVMILRWYTLDEIRMYFGEKKADEVEQAGEPEDSEDEAEERNSFGENKDEYLSSSGSTWKEGGVTRYMAIDRQYVKLERCDVLINPKTGQIEVAERYTPTERERMLAQGFIAASRMMKRIRWSVSTRAVMLHDEWSPYRTLSILPFFPYFRRGKSAGMVDNAVSPQEVLNKSKSQALHIVNTTANSGWMLEDGSLVNMSPEDLESQGAKTGLVVTYKKGSQKPEKIQPNSVPQGVTNIANEADLAIKEITGMSDAQQGLQGNEVSGVAIQSKQWQGKTQLGGVIHNLARTRNLIAQKMLELFQDFYTEERVFMIANNADPGGKVTYEPLEINKRMPDGVVANNISVGEYQIIIGEKPVATTFEDTEFNHAMEMRREGVPIPDSFIIETSSLAKKREVIEALNNQAEATDPLNDAKVRQIDAQAEKTRADAVAKSVEAQYSAMQSAMVIAGMPQVVPVADALLLSAGFQDKDQAPIVPQIAGDMGGQMIDAPQNTNPLTPANPGVGINQGIRTPENDGGGINGY; encoded by the coding sequence TAGAGGCGTCAGGCCGCCCATGCGTCGAGATCAACAAGATTTTTCCTGCTGTCAATACAGCTATAGGCGAACAACTTGGCGCGAAAGTGGACATTGCGTTCCGTCCGCGCAATATAGAAACGAGCGATGAGCTGGCGACAACGCTGACAAAGTTGGCGAAATACACGCAGGATGAAATAAAGCTGCAATGGCTCGAATCGCAGATGTTCGCCGATGGGATGATTCAGCGTCGTGGGTTCATTGAGATGTATATGGATTTCACCGAAAATGCTTTCGGTGTTTTGGCAGCGCGAGACCTTGATCCGCTTGATGTGGTTATTGATCCGAACGCCAATGGATATGATCCATCAACTTGGGGCGAGGTAATGATCCTGCGCTGGTACACGCTCGATGAGATTCGCATGTATTTCGGCGAGAAGAAAGCAGATGAAGTCGAGCAGGCCGGAGAGCCGGAGGATAGCGAAGATGAGGCGGAAGAGCGCAATTCGTTTGGTGAAAACAAGGATGAGTACCTGAGTAGTAGCGGCTCAACATGGAAAGAGGGCGGTGTCACTCGCTACATGGCGATTGATCGTCAGTATGTGAAACTGGAGCGATGCGATGTTTTGATCAATCCCAAGACAGGGCAGATAGAGGTTGCCGAGCGATACACGCCGACTGAGCGCGAAAGAATGCTGGCACAAGGGTTTATTGCTGCATCGCGCATGATGAAGCGGATTCGGTGGTCGGTATCAACAAGAGCAGTCATGTTGCACGACGAGTGGAGTCCATACCGGACGCTCTCGATCCTGCCGTTCTTTCCGTATTTCCGTCGCGGCAAATCCGCAGGGATGGTTGATAATGCGGTATCACCACAAGAAGTGCTGAATAAATCTAAGTCTCAGGCGCTGCATATTGTCAACACCACGGCCAATAGTGGATGGATGCTCGAAGATGGTTCGCTGGTGAATATGTCGCCGGAGGACTTGGAATCACAGGGCGCAAAAACAGGGCTGGTCGTCACGTACAAGAAAGGTTCGCAAAAGCCAGAAAAAATTCAGCCTAACAGCGTGCCGCAGGGCGTAACGAACATTGCCAACGAGGCCGATTTGGCAATCAAAGAGATTACGGGGATGAGCGATGCACAGCAGGGATTGCAGGGCAACGAGGTTTCCGGCGTAGCGATTCAGTCGAAACAGTGGCAAGGGAAGACGCAGCTCGGCGGCGTTATCCATAACCTGGCACGTACACGCAATCTGATTGCACAAAAGATGCTGGAGTTGTTCCAAGATTTCTACACGGAAGAGCGGGTATTCATGATCGCCAACAATGCCGATCCCGGCGGCAAGGTCACATACGAACCACTGGAGATCAACAAGCGTATGCCTGATGGGGTTGTGGCGAATAATATTTCCGTTGGCGAGTATCAGATCATTATCGGCGAGAAGCCAGTTGCCACCACGTTTGAGGATACGGAGTTTAATCACGCCATGGAAATGCGGCGCGAGGGCGTGCCAATTCCTGACTCATTCATCATTGAAACGTCATCACTGGCGAAAAAGCGGGAGGTTATCGAAGCACTCAATAATCAAGCTGAGGCTACTGATCCGCTCAACGATGCGAAGGTTCGCCAAATCGATGCACAGGCTGAGAAAACAAGGGCTGACGCTGTGGCGAAGTCGGTTGAGGCGCAATACTCGGCGATGCAGTCGGCGATGGTGATTGCTGGTATGCCGCAGGTGGTTCCTGTAGCCGACGCGTTGCTGCTCTCGGCAGGATTTCAGGATAAAGATCAGGCGCCAATTGTTCCGCAAATTGCGGGAGACATGGGTGGTCAAATGATAGATGCACCACAAAACACGAACCCACTCACTCCGGCGAATCCGGGTGTTGGTATAAATCAGGGTATTCGAACCCCTGAAAACGATGGAGGAGGAATCAATGGGTACTAA